One Pseudomonas sp. MH9.2 DNA segment encodes these proteins:
- the thpR gene encoding RNA 2',3'-cyclic phosphodiesterase, producing MGREAREQGEPLKRLFFALPCADAQRRAIAQWRSALELSGGRPVPAENFHLTLMFLGSVAVSQIPDICAAAARIRTPGRPWTVPLDRLDVWPQSNVLLLAPAQSPRVLRQLVYALQQALLPLGFVDATREFRPHLTLMRDYRAPVPESNTPPDFHLSARHLILFESHKGRYRPLAEWPLVS from the coding sequence ATGGGTCGTGAAGCTCGTGAGCAAGGCGAACCGCTCAAGCGTCTGTTTTTCGCCCTGCCCTGCGCAGATGCACAACGCCGGGCCATCGCCCAATGGCGAAGCGCTCTTGAGCTAAGCGGCGGACGCCCAGTGCCTGCGGAAAATTTTCATTTGACGCTGATGTTTCTGGGCTCTGTTGCTGTGAGCCAAATCCCGGACATCTGCGCCGCTGCCGCACGGATTAGAACGCCAGGCAGGCCGTGGACTGTACCTCTCGACCGCCTGGATGTATGGCCTCAATCCAACGTTTTATTACTCGCTCCAGCACAGTCGCCACGGGTTTTACGCCAGCTGGTCTATGCCTTGCAACAGGCGCTGTTACCCCTTGGGTTTGTGGACGCCACCCGTGAGTTTCGCCCTCACCTGACCTTGATGCGGGACTATCGAGCACCTGTCCCTGAGTCCAACACTCCACCAGACTTTCACCTAAGCGCCAGACACCTCATCCTATTCGAGTCGCACAAAGGCCGCTATCGACCGCTGGCCGAATGGCCTCTGGTTTCGTAG
- a CDS encoding pentapeptide repeat-containing protein — protein sequence MTFSDTLLIGAYLPGFSFYKTEIDNLDLSDAELTDADFRHAVFVGGSLANARVNGARFDNADLRDTSLQGLKLTDAKLFKGSIISRAQAGMLLSGLGLTVA from the coding sequence ATGACGTTCAGCGATACGCTTCTTATTGGCGCGTATTTGCCGGGGTTCTCGTTCTACAAGACGGAAATCGACAACCTTGATCTGTCCGATGCGGAGCTGACTGATGCCGACTTTCGCCATGCGGTGTTCGTCGGTGGCAGCCTGGCCAATGCCCGAGTGAACGGTGCGCGGTTCGACAATGCGGATCTGCGCGATACCAGTCTTCAAGGGCTGAAGCTGACTGACGCCAAGCTGTTCAAGGGATCGATCATCTCGAGAGCCCAGGCCGGGATGTTGCTGTCCGGCCTGGGCCTTACGGTAGCGTGA
- a CDS encoding cell wall hydrolase produces the protein MRLIGIAICFAIALLGKPAIAADQEQNKEAAVDKAQVLEQKAAEKGSATPAPKAEAITQPEAQAVDPVGKAPLDDAITCLARSVYWEAKGGASADMEAVASVVMNRLGHEGFPDTVCAVVKQGSEKHACQFSWWCDGRSDQVEEDAPYAIAKEIARKALNQELTDRTHGAMYFHGKNVSPDWAKDYIKTAETGKFLFYKPHDGTAR, from the coding sequence ATGCGCCTCATAGGGATAGCAATCTGCTTCGCAATAGCCCTTCTCGGGAAGCCGGCGATTGCGGCTGACCAAGAGCAAAATAAAGAAGCGGCGGTGGACAAAGCCCAGGTCCTGGAGCAGAAAGCTGCAGAGAAGGGGAGCGCGACACCTGCGCCCAAGGCCGAGGCCATCACGCAACCTGAAGCGCAGGCGGTCGATCCAGTAGGGAAAGCACCTTTGGACGATGCAATTACCTGTCTTGCACGCTCCGTCTACTGGGAAGCCAAAGGCGGGGCCTCTGCCGACATGGAAGCCGTCGCCAGCGTTGTCATGAACCGACTTGGCCATGAGGGCTTTCCAGATACGGTGTGCGCGGTGGTCAAGCAAGGCTCTGAAAAGCATGCCTGTCAGTTTTCGTGGTGGTGTGATGGGCGTTCGGATCAGGTAGAAGAGGACGCTCCTTATGCGATTGCCAAGGAAATAGCGCGAAAAGCGCTCAACCAAGAACTCACAGACCGAACCCACGGCGCTATGTATTTCCACGGCAAGAACGTGTCGCCCGACTGGGCCAAGGACTATATCAAAACAGCCGAGACCGGGAAGTTTCTCTTCTATAAGCCTCACGATGGCACAGCACGATAG
- a CDS encoding GNAT family N-acetyltransferase, whose protein sequence is MSFTINSISAADTDQAAAALCELWPRYSPAEITSTIDELLRPNGYNLVGLWEDGSTSAVSVLSYRIQFSLWLGKSFYIVDIATLPQWRGKGHASKLLDWAEAEAVRLGCSAVHLDSGVGTDRSAAHRLYMQRHYQISCHHFLKRLA, encoded by the coding sequence ATGTCGTTCACCATTAATTCAATAAGTGCCGCCGACACAGACCAGGCAGCGGCGGCCTTATGTGAGTTGTGGCCGCGATACTCACCGGCTGAGATTACTTCGACAATCGACGAGTTACTTCGCCCCAATGGCTACAACCTTGTCGGGCTTTGGGAAGATGGTTCGACCTCAGCTGTAAGTGTATTGAGCTATAGGATTCAGTTTTCTCTCTGGTTAGGAAAGTCTTTCTACATAGTGGACATTGCGACCCTGCCTCAGTGGCGCGGCAAAGGCCATGCCTCGAAATTACTCGATTGGGCTGAGGCCGAAGCAGTGCGCCTGGGTTGCTCGGCCGTGCATCTTGACTCTGGGGTTGGCACGGATAGGAGCGCAGCTCATCGACTCTACATGCAGCGCCACTATCAGATTTCCTGCCATCACTTTTTGAAACGGCTGGCCTGA
- a CDS encoding GNAT family N-acetyltransferase: MTDTPYCFSLGADAEAMAVVRQGLERFNVEQIGPYAYEDFQLYARDSGGQVIGGMFGHFGMGWLYIDYLWLNDTLRSHGLGGKLLKRAEDEAQRRGCKGLFLYTYSFQAPDFYQKQGFQIMGVLEDCPPGHQRYYLKKTLKE, from the coding sequence ATGACCGATACCCCTTACTGTTTCAGCTTAGGCGCTGATGCCGAGGCCATGGCTGTGGTGCGCCAAGGTCTGGAACGCTTCAATGTGGAGCAGATAGGCCCCTACGCCTACGAGGATTTCCAGCTCTATGCCCGCGATAGCGGCGGCCAGGTAATAGGAGGCATGTTCGGCCATTTCGGGATGGGCTGGCTCTACATTGACTATCTTTGGTTGAACGATACCCTGCGCAGCCATGGTCTAGGCGGTAAGTTGCTGAAGAGAGCAGAGGATGAAGCGCAACGTCGGGGTTGTAAGGGCTTGTTCCTCTACACCTACAGCTTCCAGGCGCCCGACTTCTATCAGAAGCAGGGCTTCCAGATAATGGGCGTGCTGGAAGATTGCCCGCCCGGACACCAGCGCTACTACCTGAAAAAAACACTCAAGGAGTAA
- a CDS encoding glycosyltransferase family 2 protein yields the protein MSHSTPTKTNYSVVLVNYKSLELTKACLDLLRQGLQDSGTPVWVVDNYSDDASSEYLRTLNWINLIERKKTTPEAGSVAHGRALDTALDKIDTEYVFLLHTDTLIYDLNVFSMMIGQCTGPREVAAVGCVEQLNRGMGRSAWRLATRFIKHYVRRSLRALGLNAKEPKPFREKHLKSFCTLWNVRLIKKHGLHFLTDDRNPGYELQDRMAAWGYQIVFLSPRKIFSYLDHIQGGTISAMGGYAGSHRRVKMYNQLTKEKPLF from the coding sequence ATGTCCCATTCCACTCCAACCAAGACAAACTACAGTGTTGTGTTGGTTAATTACAAATCACTTGAGCTTACCAAGGCGTGTTTGGACCTGTTGCGCCAGGGGTTGCAAGATTCTGGAACACCCGTCTGGGTCGTGGATAACTACTCGGACGACGCGAGCAGTGAGTACCTGCGCACGTTGAACTGGATCAACCTGATTGAGCGCAAAAAAACCACGCCTGAGGCCGGAAGCGTTGCCCACGGTCGGGCGCTGGATACTGCGTTGGATAAGATCGATACTGAATACGTATTTTTGTTGCATACCGATACGCTCATTTATGATCTGAATGTTTTTTCCATGATGATCGGCCAGTGTACGGGTCCACGTGAGGTTGCGGCTGTTGGATGTGTAGAACAGTTGAATCGAGGCATGGGTCGATCGGCCTGGCGCTTGGCTACCCGTTTTATCAAACACTACGTTCGGCGTAGCTTGCGAGCGTTGGGCCTGAACGCAAAAGAACCGAAACCGTTCAGAGAAAAACATTTAAAGAGCTTTTGTACCCTGTGGAATGTGCGATTGATTAAAAAGCACGGGCTGCACTTCCTGACGGACGATCGCAACCCCGGCTATGAACTACAAGATAGAATGGCCGCGTGGGGATATCAGATTGTTTTTTTGTCCCCACGGAAAATATTCAGCTACCTTGATCATATCCAGGGTGGGACAATTTCAGCCATGGGCGGTTATGCGGGCAGTCACCGAAGAGTAAAGATGTATAATCAACTGACTAAAGAGAAACCTCTTTTTTAA
- a CDS encoding NUDIX domain-containing protein, with product MPSVIHIAAALLLNPQGKALLVRKRGTTAFMQPGGKIEPNERPEQALVRELNEELGITIDSASTRYLGRFSAPAANEPGFEVRCELFEVRIEGDVIPAAEIEEAVWVDAHQPLILELAPLTRDHVLPLIK from the coding sequence ATGCCAAGCGTTATCCACATTGCAGCCGCTCTCTTACTCAACCCACAAGGGAAAGCCCTGCTGGTGCGAAAACGCGGCACCACCGCCTTCATGCAACCCGGTGGCAAGATTGAACCCAACGAACGTCCGGAGCAGGCCCTGGTGCGTGAACTGAATGAAGAACTGGGAATAACCATCGATTCTGCAAGCACCCGGTATCTCGGGCGATTCAGCGCGCCCGCCGCCAACGAACCTGGCTTCGAAGTACGCTGCGAACTGTTCGAGGTCAGGATCGAGGGCGATGTCATACCCGCTGCCGAAATCGAGGAAGCTGTGTGGGTTGATGCACACCAACCCCTGATCCTGGAGCTGGCGCCATTGACACGAGATCACGTTCTGCCCCTCATCAAATGA
- a CDS encoding phytanoyl-CoA dioxygenase family protein — MTATEILSSMTASRLEALHQDGFVLLPGVLEGSQITTLRKAIDCLDPQHWDYSGLLDHYKCVFNRDPLWLPFLDLSGIIELAEAALGTDCHIIGQTAWRCHPGFVGTELHLDYLVMELPQSLLANPSFELPMQICTAHLYLDDIDADLSPTRVIPGSHRAGRPPTDGENQWQGRTAQPVLCQAGDVLMFRSELWHAGSNNRTLDRTRYLLQVHYGRRMVAQKFSPYLLWRFNPIVLAAASPRQRRLLGEHQEAEYD; from the coding sequence ATGACCGCCACAGAGATATTGTCATCAATGACCGCCAGCCGTCTTGAGGCGTTGCACCAAGACGGCTTCGTACTGCTGCCCGGAGTGCTGGAGGGTTCGCAAATAACCACGCTGCGCAAGGCTATCGACTGCCTTGACCCGCAGCATTGGGACTACAGCGGCCTGCTCGATCATTACAAGTGCGTGTTCAACCGCGACCCGTTGTGGCTGCCGTTTCTCGACCTGAGCGGGATCATCGAGCTGGCCGAGGCTGCTCTAGGAACCGATTGCCACATCATCGGCCAGACCGCCTGGCGCTGCCATCCCGGCTTCGTCGGTACCGAACTGCATCTGGACTACCTGGTGATGGAGCTGCCGCAAAGCCTGCTGGCCAACCCCTCCTTCGAGTTGCCGATGCAGATCTGCACCGCGCACCTCTACCTCGACGATATTGATGCAGACCTCAGCCCCACTCGGGTTATCCCGGGTAGCCACCGGGCCGGGCGTCCGCCGACTGACGGTGAAAACCAGTGGCAGGGCCGTACTGCGCAGCCGGTGCTGTGCCAGGCCGGGGACGTACTGATGTTCCGTAGCGAACTGTGGCACGCAGGTAGCAACAACCGAACCCTCGACCGCACGCGCTACCTGTTGCAGGTGCACTACGGCCGACGCATGGTGGCACAGAAATTCTCGCCCTACCTGCTCTGGCGCTTCAACCCCATAGTGTTGGCGGCGGCCTCGCCACGTCAGCGGCGTCTGTTGGGAGAGCATCAGGAAGCGGAATACGATTGA